One Kitasatospora sp. NBC_01266 genomic window carries:
- the rplL gene encoding 50S ribosomal protein L7/L12 codes for MAKLSQDDLLAQFEEMTLIELSEFVKAFEEKFDVTAAAPVAIAAAGAAGAPAEAVEEQDEFDVILEGAGDKKIQVIKEVRTLTSLGLKEAKDLVDTAGAKVLEKVAKDVAEKAKAALEAAGAKVTVK; via the coding sequence ATGGCGAAGCTGTCCCAGGACGACCTGCTCGCGCAGTTCGAGGAGATGACCCTCATCGAGCTCTCCGAGTTCGTGAAGGCGTTCGAGGAGAAGTTCGACGTCACCGCCGCCGCCCCGGTTGCCATCGCCGCCGCCGGCGCCGCTGGTGCCCCGGCCGAGGCCGTCGAGGAGCAGGACGAGTTCGACGTCATCCTCGAGGGTGCCGGCGACAAGAAGATCCAGGTCATCAAGGAGGTGCGCACCCTGACCTCCCTCGGCCTGAAGGAGGCCAAGGACCTCGTTGACACCGCCGGCGCCAAGGTGCTGGAGAAGGTCGCGAAGGACGTTGCCGAGAAGGCCAAGGCTGCCCTCGAGGCCGCTGGCGCCAAGGTCACCGTCAAGTGA
- a CDS encoding DNA-directed RNA polymerase subunit beta', with translation MLDVNFFDELRIGLATADDIRQWSHGEVKKPETINYRTLKPEKDGLFCEKIFGPTRDWECYCGKYKRVRFKGIICERCGVEVTRAKVRRERMGHIELAAPVTHIWYFKGVPSRLGYLLDLAPKDLEKVIYFAAYMITWVDDERRQRDLPSLEAHVSVERQQIENRRDADLEARAKKAETDLAELEAEGAKADVRRKVREGAEREMKQLRDRAQREIDRLDEVWARFKNLKVQDLEGDELLYRELRDRFGTYFSGSMGAAALKDRLETFDLAEESERLREIIRTGKGQKKTRALKRLKVVSAFLQTTNKPNGMVLDCVPVIPPDLRPMVQLDGGRFATSDLNDLYRRVINRNNRLKRLLDLGAPEIIVNNEKRMLQEAVDALFDNGRRGRPVTGPGNRPLKSLSDMLKGKQGRFRQNLLGKRVDYSARSVIVVGPQLKLHQCGLPKAMALELFKPFVMKRLVDLNHAQNIKSAKRMVERARPVVWDVLEEVIAEHPVLLNRAPTLHRLGIQAFEPQLVEGKAIQIHPLVCTAFNADFDGDQMAVHLPLSAEAQAEARILMLSSNNILKPADGRPVTMPTQDMVLGLFFLTSDREEVKGKGRSFSSTAEAIMAFDARELDVQAPIELRLPIGTVPPRGWTPPVDPEWTDGQTPAWTEGEPFRLTTTLGRALFNELLPEDYPFVDYEVGKKQLSAIVNDLAERYPKVIVAATLDNLKAAGFHWSTRSGVTVSISDVVVPPSKPQILEGYEAQAEKVQKNYERGLMTNDERKQEMVNIWTKATNEVAEAMNANFPKTNPIFMMVDSGARGNMMQMRQIAGMRGLVSNAKNETIPRPIKASFREGLSVLEYFISTHGARKGLADTALRTADSGYLTRRLVDVSQDVIIREEDCGTERGLKLAIGTVGEDGVLRKTDDVETSVYARMLAEDITVDGKLVATANTDLGDVLIDELIRHGIGEVKTRSILTCESAVGTCAFCYGRSLATGKLVDIGEAVGIIAAQSIGEPGTQLTMRTFHTGGVAGDDITQGLPRVVELFEARTPKGVAPISEASGRVRIEDTEKTRKIVVTPDDGTEEIAYPVSKRVKLLVSEGEAVEVGQKLTQGATNPHDVLRIMGQRAVQIHLVAEVQKVYNSQGVSIHDKHIEIIIRQMLRRVTIIESGDAELLPGELVERGRFEQENRRVVSEGGHPASGRPQLMGITKASLATESWLSAASFQETTRVLTDAAIHAKSDPLLGLKENVILGKLIPAGTGLPRYRNIRVEPTEEAKAAMYSAVGYDDYDLSPFGAGSGQAVPLDDYDYGPYTG, from the coding sequence GTGCTTGACGTCAACTTCTTCGACGAGCTCCGCATCGGCCTCGCGACCGCCGACGACATCCGCCAGTGGTCGCACGGCGAGGTCAAGAAGCCGGAGACCATCAACTACCGCACGCTGAAGCCGGAAAAGGACGGCCTTTTCTGCGAGAAGATCTTCGGTCCCACCCGGGACTGGGAGTGCTACTGCGGTAAGTACAAGCGTGTCCGCTTCAAGGGCATCATCTGCGAGCGCTGCGGCGTCGAGGTGACCCGCGCCAAGGTGCGTCGTGAGCGGATGGGCCACATCGAGCTGGCCGCCCCGGTCACCCACATCTGGTACTTCAAGGGTGTCCCCAGCCGCCTCGGCTACCTGCTCGACCTGGCGCCGAAGGACCTCGAGAAGGTCATCTACTTCGCCGCCTACATGATCACCTGGGTCGACGACGAGCGTCGCCAGCGCGACCTGCCCTCCCTGGAGGCGCACGTCTCGGTGGAGCGCCAGCAGATCGAGAACCGCCGTGACGCGGACCTCGAGGCGCGGGCCAAGAAGGCCGAGACCGACCTGGCCGAGCTGGAGGCCGAGGGTGCCAAGGCCGACGTGCGCCGCAAGGTGCGCGAGGGTGCCGAGCGTGAGATGAAGCAGCTGCGCGACCGCGCGCAGCGCGAGATCGACCGCCTGGACGAGGTGTGGGCCCGGTTCAAGAACCTCAAGGTCCAGGACCTCGAGGGTGACGAGCTGCTCTACCGCGAGCTGCGCGACCGGTTCGGCACCTACTTCTCCGGCTCGATGGGCGCGGCGGCCCTCAAGGACCGCCTGGAGACCTTCGACCTGGCCGAGGAGTCCGAGCGGCTGCGCGAGATCATCCGCACCGGCAAGGGCCAGAAGAAGACCCGTGCGCTCAAGCGCCTCAAGGTCGTCTCCGCCTTCCTGCAGACCACCAACAAGCCCAACGGCATGGTGCTGGACTGCGTCCCGGTGATCCCGCCGGACCTGCGTCCGATGGTGCAGCTGGACGGTGGCCGCTTCGCGACCTCCGACCTGAACGACCTGTACCGCCGCGTGATCAACCGCAACAACCGCCTGAAGCGACTGCTCGACCTCGGCGCGCCCGAGATCATCGTGAACAACGAGAAGCGGATGCTCCAGGAGGCGGTCGACGCCCTCTTCGACAACGGCCGTCGCGGTCGCCCGGTGACGGGCCCCGGCAACCGTCCGCTGAAGTCCCTCAGCGACATGCTGAAGGGTAAGCAGGGTCGTTTCCGTCAGAACCTGCTCGGCAAGCGCGTCGACTACTCGGCCCGTTCGGTCATCGTCGTCGGCCCGCAGCTCAAGCTGCACCAGTGCGGTCTGCCCAAGGCGATGGCGCTGGAGCTCTTCAAGCCGTTCGTGATGAAGCGCCTGGTCGACCTGAACCACGCGCAGAACATCAAGTCGGCCAAGCGCATGGTCGAGCGCGCGCGCCCGGTGGTGTGGGACGTCCTCGAAGAGGTCATCGCCGAGCACCCGGTGCTGCTGAACCGTGCGCCCACCCTGCACCGCCTCGGCATCCAGGCCTTCGAGCCGCAGCTGGTCGAGGGCAAGGCCATCCAGATCCACCCGCTCGTCTGCACCGCGTTCAACGCGGACTTCGACGGTGACCAGATGGCCGTCCACCTGCCGCTCTCCGCGGAGGCGCAGGCCGAGGCCCGCATCCTGATGCTGTCCTCGAACAACATCCTGAAGCCGGCCGACGGTCGCCCCGTCACCATGCCGACCCAGGACATGGTGCTCGGTCTGTTCTTCCTCACCTCGGACCGCGAGGAGGTGAAGGGCAAGGGTCGCTCCTTCTCCTCCACCGCCGAGGCGATCATGGCCTTCGACGCCCGCGAGCTGGACGTCCAGGCCCCGATCGAGCTGCGTCTGCCGATCGGCACCGTGCCGCCCCGCGGCTGGACCCCGCCGGTGGACCCGGAGTGGACCGACGGCCAGACCCCGGCCTGGACCGAGGGCGAGCCGTTCCGCCTCACCACCACCCTGGGCCGCGCGCTCTTCAACGAGCTGCTGCCCGAGGACTACCCGTTCGTCGACTACGAGGTGGGCAAGAAGCAGCTCTCCGCGATCGTCAACGACCTGGCGGAGCGCTACCCCAAGGTCATCGTCGCGGCGACCCTGGACAACCTGAAGGCGGCCGGCTTCCACTGGTCGACCCGTTCGGGCGTCACCGTCTCGATCTCGGACGTCGTCGTGCCGCCGAGCAAGCCGCAGATTCTCGAGGGCTACGAGGCGCAGGCCGAGAAGGTCCAGAAGAACTACGAGCGCGGTCTGATGACCAACGACGAGCGCAAGCAGGAAATGGTCAACATCTGGACCAAGGCGACCAACGAGGTTGCCGAGGCCATGAACGCGAACTTCCCGAAGACCAACCCCATCTTCATGATGGTCGACTCGGGTGCTCGCGGAAACATGATGCAGATGCGTCAGATCGCCGGTATGCGTGGTCTGGTGTCGAACGCCAAGAACGAGACCATCCCGCGCCCGATCAAGGCCTCGTTCCGTGAGGGCCTGTCCGTGCTGGAGTACTTCATCTCCACCCACGGTGCCCGTAAGGGTCTGGCCGACACCGCGCTGCGTACCGCCGACTCGGGTTACCTGACCCGTCGTCTGGTGGACGTCTCGCAGGACGTGATCATCCGCGAGGAGGACTGCGGCACCGAGCGCGGCCTCAAGCTGGCGATCGGCACGGTCGGCGAGGACGGCGTGCTGCGCAAGACGGACGACGTCGAGACCAGCGTCTACGCCCGGATGCTGGCCGAGGACATCACCGTCGACGGCAAGCTCGTCGCGACCGCCAACACCGACCTCGGTGACGTGCTGATCGACGAGCTGATCCGGCACGGCATCGGCGAGGTCAAGACCCGCTCGATCCTGACCTGCGAGTCGGCCGTCGGCACCTGTGCCTTCTGCTACGGCCGTTCGCTGGCCACCGGCAAGCTGGTCGACATCGGTGAGGCGGTCGGCATCATCGCCGCCCAGTCCATCGGTGAGCCCGGTACCCAGCTGACCATGCGTACCTTCCACACCGGTGGTGTGGCCGGTGACGACATCACCCAGGGTCTGCCGCGTGTCGTCGAGCTCTTCGAGGCCCGTACCCCCAAGGGTGTGGCCCCGATCTCGGAGGCCTCCGGCCGGGTCCGGATCGAGGACACCGAGAAGACCCGCAAGATCGTCGTCACCCCGGACGACGGCACCGAGGAGATCGCCTACCCGGTCTCCAAGCGTGTGAAGCTGCTCGTCAGCGAGGGCGAGGCGGTCGAGGTCGGCCAGAAGCTGACCCAGGGTGCCACCAACCCGCACGACGTGCTGCGTATCATGGGCCAGCGTGCCGTCCAGATCCACCTGGTCGCCGAGGTCCAGAAGGTCTACAACTCGCAGGGTGTGTCGATCCACGACAAGCACATCGAGATCATCATCCGGCAGATGCTGCGCCGCGTGACGATCATCGAGTCGGGCGACGCCGAGCTGCTGCCGGGCGAGCTGGTCGAGCGCGGCCGGTTCGAGCAGGAGAACCGTCGGGTGGTCTCCGAGGGCGGCCACCCCGCCTCCGGTCGTCCGCAGCTGATGGGTATCACCAAGGCCTCGCTGGCCACCGAGTCCTGGCTGTCGGCCGCCTCCTTCCAGGAGACGACCCGGGTGCTCACCGACGCGGCGATCCACGCCAAGTCGGACCCGCTGCTGGGCCTCAAGGAGAACGTCATCCTCGGTAAGCTCATCCCGGCCGGTACGGGTCTGCCCCGCTACCGCAACATCCGGGTCGAGCCGACCGAGGAGGCCAAGGCCGCGATGTACTCGGCCGTCGGCTACGACGACTACGACCTGTCGCCCTTCGGCGCCGGCTCCGGCCAGGCGGTCCCGCTGGACGACTACGACTACGGCCCGTACACCGGCTGA
- the rplA gene encoding 50S ribosomal protein L1, whose protein sequence is MKRSKALKAADLKVDSDRLYAPLEAIRLARETSTSKFDATVEVAMRLGVDPRKADQMVRSTVNLPHGTGKTARVLVFATGDRAAAAEAAGADIVGSDELIDEVAKGRLDFDAVVATPDLMGKVGRLGRVLGPRGLMPNPKTGTVTPDVAKAVTDIKGGKIEFRVDKHSNLHFIIGKASFTDEQLVENYAAALDEVLRAKPSAAKGRYIKKTAISTTIGPGIQVDPNRTRNLLTEEDPASV, encoded by the coding sequence GTGAAGCGCAGCAAGGCTCTCAAGGCCGCGGACCTCAAGGTCGACAGCGACCGCCTGTACGCCCCGCTCGAGGCCATCCGCCTCGCCCGGGAGACCTCCACCAGCAAGTTCGACGCGACCGTCGAGGTTGCCATGCGTCTGGGTGTCGACCCGCGCAAGGCCGACCAGATGGTCCGCAGCACCGTCAACCTGCCGCACGGTACCGGTAAGACCGCCCGGGTCCTGGTCTTCGCGACCGGTGACCGTGCCGCGGCTGCGGAGGCTGCGGGCGCCGACATCGTCGGCTCCGACGAGCTGATCGACGAGGTTGCCAAGGGTCGTCTGGACTTCGACGCCGTCGTCGCCACCCCGGACCTGATGGGCAAGGTCGGCCGCCTGGGCCGCGTGCTCGGTCCCCGTGGTCTGATGCCGAACCCGAAGACCGGCACCGTCACCCCGGACGTGGCGAAGGCTGTCACCGACATCAAGGGTGGCAAGATCGAGTTCCGCGTGGACAAGCACTCGAACCTGCACTTCATCATCGGGAAGGCCTCCTTCACCGACGAGCAGCTGGTCGAGAACTACGCCGCGGCGCTGGACGAGGTCCTGCGGGCCAAGCCGTCCGCCGCCAAGGGTCGCTACATCAAGAAGACCGCGATCTCCACCACGATCGGCCCCGGCATCCAGGTCGACCCGAACCGCACCCGGAACCTCCTCACCGAGGAAGACCCGGCGTCGGTCTGA
- the nusG gene encoding transcription termination/antitermination protein NusG encodes MSESPLYDADEPVREADEADVAAELDAAEAADAEAAEVAEAAEAVEDEDFSEDAEQIVDAADSDEDEVEQADEAEAGRPAEEAALHEVDEDEAFAQALGSVEAAEAVEDAEEAAEAVEEPAEEVDPVAKFREELRTLPGEWYVIHTYAGYENRVKQNLEQRAVSLNVEEYIFQAEVPQEEVVQIKNGDRKTIRQNKLPGYVLVRLDLTAESWGVVRNTPGVTGFVGNAYDPYPLTLDEVVKMLAPDVERAAAKEAGKPSPVRPAEIQVLDFEVGDSVTVTDGPFATLQATINEINPDSKKVKGLVEIFGRETPVELSFDQIQKN; translated from the coding sequence GTGTCTGAGTCCCCCCTGTACGACGCCGACGAGCCCGTCCGCGAGGCGGATGAGGCGGATGTCGCCGCCGAGCTGGATGCGGCTGAGGCTGCCGACGCCGAGGCCGCTGAGGTCGCCGAGGCCGCCGAGGCCGTCGAGGACGAGGACTTCTCCGAGGACGCCGAGCAGATCGTCGACGCCGCGGACAGCGACGAGGACGAGGTCGAGCAGGCGGACGAGGCCGAGGCCGGCCGGCCCGCCGAGGAGGCCGCGCTGCACGAGGTGGACGAGGACGAGGCCTTCGCGCAGGCCCTCGGGTCGGTCGAGGCGGCTGAGGCCGTCGAGGACGCCGAGGAGGCCGCTGAGGCCGTCGAGGAGCCGGCCGAGGAGGTCGACCCGGTCGCCAAGTTCCGCGAGGAGCTGCGCACCCTGCCCGGCGAGTGGTACGTGATCCACACCTACGCCGGCTACGAGAACCGGGTGAAGCAGAACCTGGAGCAGCGCGCCGTCTCGCTGAACGTCGAGGAGTACATCTTCCAGGCCGAGGTGCCGCAGGAGGAGGTCGTCCAGATCAAGAACGGCGACCGCAAGACGATCCGGCAGAACAAGCTCCCCGGCTACGTGCTGGTCCGCCTCGACCTGACCGCCGAGTCCTGGGGCGTGGTGCGCAACACCCCGGGCGTCACCGGCTTCGTCGGCAACGCCTACGACCCGTACCCGCTGACCCTGGACGAGGTCGTCAAGATGCTCGCCCCCGACGTCGAGCGCGCCGCCGCCAAGGAGGCCGGCAAGCCCTCGCCGGTCCGCCCGGCCGAGATCCAGGTGCTCGACTTCGAGGTGGGCGACTCGGTCACCGTCACCGACGGTCCGTTCGCCACCCTGCAGGCGACCATCAACGAGATCAACCCGGACTCGAAGAAGGTCAAGGGCCTGGTCGAGATCTTCGGTCGCGAGACCCCGGTCGAGCTGTCGTTCGACCAGATCCAGAAGAACTGA
- the rplJ gene encoding 50S ribosomal protein L10 has product MARPDKAAAVAEIADKFRSSNAAVLTEYRGLTVKQVKTLRRSLGGNAQYAVVKNTLTKIAANEAGITELDDQFTGPTAVAFVTGDPVESAKALRDFAKENPALVIKGGVLDGKALTADDIKKLADLESREVLLAKLAGAMKAKPSQAAAVFQALPSKLVRTVDALREKKAEQGGAGTPAPAEDAAAE; this is encoded by the coding sequence ATGGCAAGGCCCGACAAGGCTGCTGCCGTCGCGGAGATCGCGGACAAGTTCCGTTCCTCCAACGCGGCCGTGCTGACCGAGTACCGCGGTCTGACGGTGAAGCAGGTCAAGACTCTGCGTCGCTCGCTGGGTGGGAACGCCCAGTACGCCGTGGTGAAGAACACGCTGACCAAGATTGCGGCCAATGAGGCCGGGATCACGGAGCTCGACGACCAGTTCACCGGTCCGACGGCTGTCGCCTTCGTCACCGGTGACCCGGTGGAGTCGGCGAAGGCTCTGCGTGACTTCGCCAAGGAGAACCCCGCGCTCGTCATCAAGGGCGGTGTCCTTGATGGTAAGGCGCTGACCGCCGATGACATCAAGAAGCTCGCGGACCTCGAGTCCCGCGAGGTGCTGCTCGCCAAGCTGGCGGGTGCCATGAAGGCCAAGCCCTCGCAGGCTGCCGCGGTCTTCCAGGCCCTGCCCTCGAAGCTCGTCCGCACGGTGGACGCGCTGCGCGAGAAGAAGGCCGAGCAGGGCGGTGCCGGTACGCCGGCTCCCGCCGAGGACGCCGCCGCCGAGTAA
- the rplK gene encoding 50S ribosomal protein L11, whose translation MPPKKKKVTGLIKLQINAGAANPAPPVGPALGQHGVNIMEFCKAYNAATESQRGMVVPVEITVYDDRSFTFITKTPPAARLILKAAGVEKGSGEPHKTKVAKLTSAQVREIATTKLPDLNANDLDAAEKIIAGTARSMGITVEG comes from the coding sequence ATGCCTCCCAAGAAGAAGAAGGTCACGGGGCTTATCAAGCTCCAGATCAACGCCGGTGCGGCCAACCCGGCCCCGCCGGTCGGCCCCGCGCTGGGTCAGCACGGCGTCAACATCATGGAGTTCTGCAAGGCCTACAACGCCGCGACCGAGTCGCAGCGTGGCATGGTCGTGCCGGTGGAGATCACGGTCTACGACGACCGCAGCTTCACCTTCATCACCAAGACTCCGCCGGCCGCTCGCCTCATCCTGAAGGCCGCGGGCGTGGAGAAGGGCTCCGGCGAGCCGCACAAGACCAAGGTCGCCAAGCTGACCTCGGCCCAGGTGCGCGAGATCGCCACCACCAAGCTCCCCGACCTGAACGCCAACGACCTGGACGCCGCGGAGAAGATCATCGCGGGTACCGCCCGGTCCATGGGCATCACGGTCGAGGGCTGA
- the secE gene encoding preprotein translocase subunit SecE, with protein MEDDKALSRRARKRANRAAGGDGTKSPGKRAKQGPFARMGLYYRQIIAELRKVVWPTKSELMNYTSVVVVFVAVMIGLVATLDWGFAKASFWIFG; from the coding sequence ATCGAGGATGACAAGGCTCTCTCCCGCCGTGCCCGCAAGCGCGCCAACAGGGCGGCGGGCGGCGACGGCACCAAGAGCCCCGGCAAGCGTGCCAAGCAGGGCCCCTTCGCCCGCATGGGCCTGTACTACCGGCAGATCATCGCCGAGCTGCGCAAGGTCGTCTGGCCGACCAAGAGCGAACTGATGAACTACACCAGCGTCGTGGTGGTCTTCGTGGCCGTCATGATCGGTCTGGTCGCGACCCTCGACTGGGGCTTCGCCAAGGCCAGTTTCTGGATCTTCGGCTGA
- the rpoB gene encoding DNA-directed RNA polymerase subunit beta, which produces MAAPRNASNNANSTAPLRVSFAKIKEPLEVPNLLALQTESFDWLLGNAAWKSRVEAALESGQDVPTKSGLEEIFEEISPIEDFSGSMSLTFRDHRFEPPKNSIDECKDRDFTFAAPLFVTAEFTNNETGEIKSQTVFMGDFPLMTHKGTFVINGTERVVVSQLVRSPGVYFDSTLDKVSDKDIYSCKVIPSRGAWLEMEIDKRDMVGVRIDRKRKQSVTVLLKALGWTNEMILEEFGEYESMRATLEKDHTQGQDDALLDIYRKLRPGEPPTREAAQTLLENLYFNPKRYDLAKVGRYKVNRKLGNAESLDSGVLTEPDIIGAIKYLVKLHAGETEWRDDAGRDIVVEVDDIDHFGNRRLRNVGELIQNQVRTGLARMERVVRERMTTQDVEAITPQTLINIRPVVASIKEFFGTSQLSQFMDQTNPLSGLTHKRRLSALGPGGLSRERAGFEVRDVHPSHYGRMCPIETPEGPNIGLIGSLASYGRVNAFGFIETPYRKVVEGIVTEQVDYLTADEEDRYVIAQANAPLTEDLHFAEPRVLVRRRGGEIDYIPGTEIDYMDVSPRQMVSVATAMIPFLEHDDANRALMGSNMMRQAVPLLKSEAPLVGTGMEYRCAVDAQDVITAEKPGVVQEVSADYVTVANDDGTYNTYRAAKFTRSNQGTAFNQKVLVDEGARVEAGQVLADGPCTDEGEMALGKNLLVAFMSWEGHNYEDAIILSQRLVQDDVLSSIHIEEHEVDARDTKLGPEEITRDIPNVSEEVLADLDERGIIRIGADVVTGDILVGKVTPKGETELTPEERLLRAIFGEKAREVRDTSLKVPHGESGKVIGVRVFDREEGDELPPGVNQLVRVYVAQKRKITNGDKLAGRHGNKGVISKILPVEDMPFLEDGTPVDIILNPLGVPSRMNPGQVLEIHLGWLSKQGWDVSGLADEWARRLQAIGADKVEGGTNLATPVFDGAREDEITGLLDHTTLTRDGERLVNSTGKARLFDGRSGEPFPMPVSVGYMYILKLHHLVDDKLHARSTGPYSMITQQPLGGKAQFGGQRFGEMEVWALEAYGAAYALQELLTIKSDDVLGRVKVYEAIVKGENIPEPGIPESFKVLIKEMQSLCLNVEVLSSDGSNIELRDSDEDVFRAAEELGIDLSRREPSSVEEV; this is translated from the coding sequence TTGGCCGCGCCGCGCAACGCCTCGAACAACGCCAATTCCACCGCCCCGCTCCGCGTCTCCTTCGCGAAGATCAAGGAGCCCCTCGAGGTCCCGAACCTCCTGGCCCTGCAGACCGAGAGCTTTGACTGGCTGCTCGGCAATGCGGCCTGGAAGTCCCGGGTCGAGGCGGCCCTGGAGAGTGGTCAGGACGTCCCCACGAAGTCCGGTCTGGAGGAGATCTTCGAAGAGATCTCCCCGATCGAGGACTTCAGCGGGTCGATGTCGCTGACCTTCCGCGACCACCGTTTCGAGCCGCCGAAGAACTCCATTGACGAGTGCAAGGACCGCGACTTCACCTTCGCGGCCCCGCTCTTCGTCACCGCCGAGTTCACGAACAACGAGACCGGTGAGATCAAGTCTCAGACGGTCTTCATGGGCGACTTCCCGCTCATGACCCACAAGGGCACGTTCGTGATCAACGGCACCGAGCGTGTCGTCGTCTCCCAGCTCGTCCGCTCGCCGGGCGTCTACTTCGACTCCACCCTGGACAAGGTGTCCGACAAGGACATCTACTCCTGCAAGGTCATCCCCTCGCGTGGTGCCTGGCTGGAGATGGAGATCGACAAGCGCGACATGGTCGGTGTCCGCATCGACCGCAAGCGCAAGCAGTCGGTCACCGTGCTGCTCAAGGCCCTCGGCTGGACCAACGAGATGATTCTCGAGGAGTTCGGCGAGTACGAGTCGATGCGGGCCACCCTGGAGAAGGATCACACCCAGGGCCAGGACGACGCGCTGCTCGACATCTACCGCAAGCTGCGCCCGGGCGAGCCGCCGACCCGTGAGGCCGCGCAGACCCTGCTCGAGAACCTCTACTTCAACCCGAAGCGCTACGACCTCGCGAAGGTCGGCCGCTACAAGGTCAACCGCAAGCTGGGCAACGCCGAGTCGCTGGACTCCGGCGTGCTCACCGAGCCCGACATCATCGGTGCGATCAAGTACCTGGTGAAGCTGCACGCGGGCGAGACCGAGTGGCGTGACGACGCGGGCCGCGACATCGTGGTCGAGGTCGACGACATCGACCACTTCGGCAACCGCCGTCTGCGCAACGTCGGCGAGCTCATCCAGAACCAGGTCCGTACCGGCCTGGCCCGGATGGAGCGCGTCGTGCGCGAGCGGATGACCACCCAGGACGTCGAGGCGATCACGCCGCAGACCCTGATCAACATCCGGCCGGTCGTCGCCTCCATCAAGGAGTTCTTCGGCACCAGCCAGCTGTCCCAGTTCATGGACCAGACGAACCCGCTGTCGGGCCTGACCCACAAGCGTCGTCTGTCCGCGCTGGGCCCCGGTGGTCTGTCCCGTGAGCGGGCCGGCTTCGAGGTCCGTGACGTGCACCCCTCGCACTATGGCCGCATGTGTCCGATCGAGACCCCCGAAGGCCCGAACATCGGTCTGATCGGGTCGCTGGCCTCGTACGGCCGGGTGAACGCCTTCGGCTTCATCGAGACCCCGTACCGCAAGGTCGTCGAGGGCATCGTCACCGAGCAGGTGGACTACCTGACCGCTGACGAGGAGGACCGCTACGTCATCGCGCAGGCCAACGCGCCGCTGACCGAGGACCTGCACTTCGCCGAGCCCCGCGTGCTGGTGCGTCGCCGTGGCGGCGAGATCGACTACATCCCCGGCACCGAGATCGACTACATGGACGTCTCGCCGCGCCAGATGGTGTCGGTCGCGACCGCCATGATCCCCTTCCTCGAGCACGACGACGCCAACCGCGCGCTGATGGGCTCGAACATGATGCGTCAGGCGGTGCCGCTGCTGAAGAGCGAGGCTCCGCTGGTCGGCACCGGCATGGAGTACCGCTGCGCCGTCGACGCCCAGGACGTCATCACCGCCGAGAAGCCCGGTGTGGTCCAGGAGGTCTCGGCCGACTACGTCACCGTGGCCAACGACGACGGCACGTACAACACGTACCGCGCGGCCAAGTTCACCCGCTCCAACCAGGGCACCGCCTTCAACCAGAAGGTGCTCGTGGACGAGGGCGCCCGGGTCGAGGCCGGCCAGGTGCTGGCCGACGGCCCGTGCACCGACGAGGGCGAGATGGCGCTGGGCAAGAACCTGCTCGTCGCCTTCATGTCCTGGGAGGGTCACAACTACGAGGACGCGATCATCCTGTCGCAGCGCCTCGTGCAGGACGACGTCCTCTCCTCGATCCACATCGAGGAGCACGAGGTCGACGCCCGTGACACCAAGCTGGGCCCCGAGGAGATCACCCGGGACATCCCGAACGTCTCCGAGGAGGTCCTCGCCGACCTCGACGAGCGCGGCATCATCCGGATCGGCGCGGACGTCGTCACCGGCGACATCCTGGTCGGCAAGGTCACGCCCAAGGGTGAGACCGAGCTGACCCCGGAGGAGCGCCTGCTCCGCGCGATCTTCGGCGAGAAGGCCCGTGAGGTCCGCGACACCTCGCTGAAGGTGCCGCACGGTGAGTCCGGCAAGGTCATCGGCGTGCGCGTCTTCGACCGCGAAGAGGGCGACGAGCTGCCCCCGGGCGTCAACCAGCTGGTCCGGGTCTACGTGGCCCAGAAGCGCAAGATCACCAACGGTGACAAGCTGGCCGGCCGTCACGGCAACAAGGGTGTCATCTCCAAGATCCTGCCGGTCGAGGACATGCCGTTCCTCGAGGACGGCACCCCGGTCGACATCATCCTCAACCCGCTGGGTGTCCCGTCCCGAATGAACCCGGGACAGGTCCTGGAGATCCACCTCGGGTGGCTCTCCAAGCAGGGCTGGGACGTCTCCGGTCTGGCCGACGAGTGGGCCCGCCGCCTGCAGGCGATCGGCGCCGACAAGGTCGAGGGCGGCACCAACCTCGCCACCCCCGTCTTCGACGGCGCCCGCGAGGACGAGATCACCGGCCTGCTGGACCACACCACGCTCACCCGCGACGGCGAGCGCCTGGTGAACTCCACCGGTAAGGCCCGGCTGTTCGACGGTCGCTCCGGCGAGCCGTTCCCGATGCCGGTCTCGGTCGGCTACATGTACATCCTCAAGCTGCACCACCTGGTCGACGACAAGCTGCACGCGCGTTCGACCGGTCCGTACTCGATGATCACCCAGCAGCCGCTGGGTGGTAAGGCGCAGTTCGGTGGTCAGCGCTTCGGTGAGATGGAGGTGTGGGCACTTGAGGCTTATGGCGCGGCGTACGCCCTCCAGGAGCTGCTCACCATCAAGTCCGACGACGTCCTGGGCCGCGTGAAGGTCTACGAGGCGATCGTCAAGGGCGAGAACATCCCCGAGCCGGGCATTCCCGAGTCCTTCAAGGTCCTCATCAAGGAAATGCAGTCGCTCTGCCTCAACGTGGAGGTGCTGTCCTCGGACGGTTCCAACATCGAGCTGCGGGACTCCGACGAGGATGTCTTCCGCGCCGCCGAGGAGCTCGGTATTGACCTGTCCCGGCGCGAGCCGAGCAGCGTCGAAGAGGTCTGA